The region TGCTCGTTATTACGGGGGATCGGTGGAGTGTAAAGCAAAAAGCAGTGCGTGACGAATTAGTAAGCACTGCTTTATTGCGCCGCTGTGAGAGTGAAAAGTGTCGAGACAGAAAGTGATACAGAAACAGAAAGTGAAACAGATTTTTTAACGCGCAAACTTTCTGCTTACTGCCTCGCGCATTTCTGCACCCTCGATAGAAAGTCTTGTCCAAGGAATTGCAAGCAATCTATCTGCTTCAATCGGCTCTTCCGTTTCTTCGCAAAGGCCGTAAGTCCCGCTCTCTATGCGGGAGAGGGCCATCTCGATCTCGAGCAGTTGATTTCTCATGCGCTCTTGCGACACCAGAAAAGTATGTTCCTCGATATGCGCGACCGAGATATCTCCTTCGTCCCCGGTCTTTTCCGAATGGGTAAACTCCAACTGGGCTGTTCTGAAACGATTCAGAATGTCTTGTTTTGTAAGGATAAGTTTTCTACGGCACTCAGTAACAATGTTTTCTGTGATCGGATTTTTCATAACAGCCCCCTTCTTTGGACTAAGCGGTCTAGTTTGCCGCTTTGTGTTCCTTAGACGGGAAGGTTGAGGGGGCCGGTTAAAAAAAGTGTATTAAATATTCTTATGTGAGCTATTGGCGAATACGCATAGGTGCAATTTCACCTTTTTCCACGGTCAAAGAGACTACAGGGCGCTCGATCTCGCGCTCAGAGCTCATTGTGAGCGTGCCAAGGGATCCTGGGAACTTCTTAAGACCAATCAGCTTGGCTGTTAATGCTTCGCGCGTGTCGGCCCCTGAGGCCACTAATTGACGTAAGATTAAGCCAGCGTCATACGCTTGGATTTCAATCAGGGATGGAGCTTCGCCGTAGAGGTTTTTATACTCCGTGATAAAACGGGATTGATCTTGAGTCATAGGAGCGATTGAATCCACGAACATTAAGTTGTTTGAAAAGTTACCGGCACGTTTTGCAATGCCCGGGGTATTCCATAAATTTGTTCCCATTAACTTTACGCCACGAACATCATTGAATGCGAGCATCGCAGCAATTTGGCCCATTGCTTTAGCGCTATCCGGAATAAAGATCGCGTCGAAATCGGTGATCGGCGGGAGAACATTTTCTGTATTATCTTTGCGGGCAGAACGTTTTTTGTCGGAGTGTTTCAACTCTTTCAAACGCAGATTGAACTCATCCTGACGACCTTCTCCGTAGTATGTGCCAACTAAGCGTTGAACCACCAAGCGAAAGTCAGTTTCTTTGGTTGAATAAGTTTGGATTGCCGTAATCTGCCCACCACGAGCCAAAACTTCATCCCAGAAGATATTCGTGAATTCGACACCATACTGATCATTTGGATATAATACTGCAAATTTCTTCATGCCCATGTCGTCCATCGCTGTTCTTACCAGCTGACGGACTTGCATTTCGCTTGTCAGAGAGTTTCTAAAAACTGTAGGGCCAATTTCGGTTAAGCCAGAACGTTGTGATAAAGCGATACTAGGAACACCCAGCTCATCAGATTTTGCAGCGACTGCAGGAGCGGTCTTACTTAGCAAACTTCCAACAACCGCAATAACATTGTCTTCTTTTACTAATCTTTCTACACCACGACGAGCAGAGTCTGGATTGCCTTCGCTGTCCATGACCGCCAATTTAAATCCCGATCCGGGAACATGAAGCCCTAAGCCCATTTCAAGGCCGCGAAGCGCGCGTTGTCCTACGGGTGCATTCTTTCCACTGAGTGGAAGAACCACACCGACAGTTTTAGATTGAACGTTTTTAGCAGCATCCAGTTGCGACAAGATGTCTTTAGCGCGAATTGCCAGATCACTCTCTGGCAAATAGTCGATCACGCCTGCGTAATATTTTTTTGCTTTGGAAATATCACGCTCTTCAAGGGCTTTATCAGCAAGGCGAGCCATAGCATGTCCACGCAGAAAACCGTAGTCTGAGTTATCAGCAACTTCCTCAAGCTGTTTTTCATTTAGACGATTTTCTACATCTTCAATAGCGCGCAAGCGATACACATCTTGCTCTTGTTTTGTGGGAGCTTGAACGGATTGCGCGACCAGGCCCTTAAGTACAGTCAAAGGATCTTGAGCCACCGGCGCGGTAGGAACTTGAGTGATGGCGGACGGGGGAGCTGTCTGGGGTGGCTTTGCAGCTAACCCTGACATTCCCTTACCCTTTTTGCCGTTGTTTTTAGTGACAGGAGCTGGCTTGATCTCCGTTTTTTTCGTCGTTGTTGTAGTACAAGAAGCGATTACAAATGCGGAGAAAATCAAAGCGAGCTTAGATGTCATTTTCTATTCCTCATCAAGTGAGACACTTTTTCGTGGAAGGACTTCACCATCGGTGTTGCGTCCCCGGACTTGGCTAATTCTTCAATCAATTCTTTTTGGCGGTTAGAAAGAGTTGGAGGAGTGTCCACCAATATTCTAACCATCATATCACCAGAGCCAAAACCACCAATTTTTGGAAAGCCCTTTCCTTTCAAACGAAACGTTTGTCCAGAATGAGTTCCAGGTGGGATGCGAATCATCGCTTTGCCCGTCAAAGTTGGAACTTCGATACTTGTTCCTAGGATAGCATCAGTGTAGGTGATAGGTAAATCCAGCGTGACATCGTTTTCAGCACGCTTAAATAAAGGATGCTCCTGGAGGGCGATAATCACATAAAGGTCTCCAGCAGAACCACCGGCCCCTGCATCACCTTCTCCAGAAAGTTTAAGTCGTTGGCCCTCTTTTACTCCAGCGGGGACATTGACAGAAAGTTTTGCGGATTCCTCTTTATTTCCACGCTGGCGCATGAAGCTGATTACTTTTTCAGTGCCAACCGCGGCTTCTTCGTAAGAAACATTTAATGTATAACGTAAATCTGTACCCTTTTGAGGTCGGCGAGTGCGTGCACCAGCGCCGGCACCAGGACCGCCGCGAGCGCCACCAAAGATGTCGCCAAAGACGTCACCGAAAATATCTTGGAAAGGATCTCCACCAGCACCAGCGCCGCCAGTGTTGCCTCCAAAGCCGCCGCCGAAACCACCAAAGCCGCCGGCACCACCGAAGGGACCGCCAGCTCCGCCGCCACCACCAAAACCAGGGCCGGCGTGACCGAATTGATCATACATCTCGCGTTTTTTAGTATCGCTGAGAACTTCGTATGCTTCGCTCAGTTCCTTGAATTTCTCCTCGGCCTTTTTGTCACCCGGATTTTTATCGGGATGATACTGCATCGCAAGCTTGCGGAATGATTTTTTAATTTCATCCCCAGTAGCTGTACGCGAAACATTTAAAAGCGAGTAGTAGTCCTTCTTAGACAATCAACGCCTCTTATTCTGGTTTTTTCGCAACAACCACTTGGCCTGTGCGAATCACCTTGTCGTGCAATTTGTATGGTTTTTTAAATACGCGCGCCACGTGCCCAGGAGCCACTTTTTCTGTAGCCTCACTGCTTAATGCTTCATGGATATTTGGATCAAATGGGGCACCCTCAGACGGAATTTCAATCACAGAATGTTTCGCCAAAAGGTTGCGAAGTTCGGAGGCTGTCATCTCGATGCCTTGTTTGTAAGTCCCCAGATTCTCTGCGGTTACGTTCACTGCTAAAGCACGATCAAAGTTATCTACGATATCCAAAAGGTCACGGATGAATCTTTCGCCACCGTATTTCATCAACTCGGAACGCTCTTTGATCGCGTTGCGTTTATAGTTTTCAAATTCCGCGCGCAGGTACAAGAAATCGTTTTTATACTTCTCTGCTTGATCTTGAAGCTTTTGAATTTCAGAAGAGACATCGAAATTTTCAGATGCCGCTGGATTGGAATTTTGAGAGTTGTTTTCTTCTGACATGAAAGTTCCTTTCGCAATACTTAAGATTGTGTATTCATTAGATATTGTCAATTAGGGTGGGAGCAGATTTTTGGAACCTAGACATCTTCTTTGAGGAAGGTAAGTTCCTGGAAAACCTTGTTACTAATAACTAGGCCGTCTCGTGTTAATTTCCAATGCTCTTGGTCAGATTGAACCCAACCATTGCCCACGAGTTTATTCATAATGCTGGAAATTTGATGATAGACCGCAACAGGGAATTTCTCTTGCAGTTCTCGTTCACTGAGGCCACGCATTAAACGCATGGAAGTATGACAAAAGTCCGTGAGGGCTTGATGCATTTCTAGTTGTTCCACTTGCGCGTCGGGTAAATGAAGGGATGGCGACGTGAACTCTTTTCCTTCGAACTCAAGAATCTGCTTTTTGTATTCACCAATAGAGTTCAAATTCCAATATCGAGTACCCCATTTAGATTCTTTGGAATACGAATGAGAACTTAATCCCAAGCTCCAATAAGGTTGATCGATCCAATAAAGCATATTGTGTCGTGATTCATATCCCGGGATTGCAAAGTTGGAAATTTCGTACTGTTGAAACCCATGTCCAGTGAGCTCGTTGGCAATGAAATCGAACATATCGACTTGCTCGTCATCTAAAGCACGGCCTTTAGAAAGGGGATGGCCTTCGGGAACTGTTAAACAATAGGGGCTGATATGTTTTGCCCCTTGTTCCACGGCGATGCGAACATCATTTTGTAGGCCTTCCAGAGTTTGAGAGGGCAATGCGAACAAAATGTCGAAGCTGAAATTTAAGTTGTGAGCTCGCAAAAGGTCCAGAGTTTCCAGCGTCTGTTTTGCTGAGTGTTCGCGATGCACCATTTTTAACAAACGATCATCGAAAGTTTGAGCTCCCACACTGAAGCGATTTACTCCGTGGTCGATGTACATTTTCAATTTTTCTTTGTCGACTGTCGCCGGATTAATCTCGATCGTGATTTCGGTCTCGGGTCCAGTTGTATAGCCATATCTACCCAGCTCTTTGATAACAGCTACAATAAGATGAGCAGGGATCAAACTTGGTGTTCCGCCACCAAAGTAAAGTGTGTCTAACTTTTGAGGCTGATAGTAGCGATGCTTTTGGCGAATCTCTTCAAATAGCAATTGGACGTACTGATCCGGAGGCAAAATCTTACTTTGCTCGTAAGTCGCGAAGTCACAATAAGTGCAGCGCTGAATACAGTAAGGAATGTGAACGTAAACGCCAAAAGCCATGGGAGTTATCTAGAGTATGTCTAAGAAATTTCAACTAAAAAACGGCCTAAAAGTTCTTTTATTAGAGAGTCATAAGTCACCCGTGGTCTCAGTTCAAATGTGGGTGAAAACAGGCTCTGCCGACGAAAAAAAGGGCGAAGAGGGGATTTCTCACTTTATTGAGCACTTGGTATTTAAAGGAACTCGTAAATACAAAGTGGGGGAGATTGCTTCCACGGTAGAGGGTTCCGGTGGGGAGTTAAACGCCTATACGTCGTTCGATCAAACTGTATTTTACGTTACCATTTCCAAGCAGTTTACTGACGTAGCTATGGATGTAATCAGTGAAATGATGGGTTATCCAACCTTTGATCCACAAGAAATCGACAACGAGCGCGAAGTGGTGATCGAGGAAATTAAACGCGGTCAAGATAGCCCAGGTCGCAGATCCAGCCAGCTTTTATTTTCAAATATCTTCCGTAAGCATGCTTACGGAATTCCAGTAATTGGATACGACAAGGTTATTAATAAAGTTAGTGCCAAAAAAATTCGCGAATACTATCAAAGTCGTTATGTGCCTTCGAACATGTTCCTGGTCATCGCTGGAGATTTTGAATCGAAAGAGATGAAACAAAAAGTTGAAAAAATGTTCGGAGGATTTGCTCCGTATAAACTGCGCAAATCAAAACATGTTAAAGAGCCTGCACAGAAGAATATTCGTATCAAAGTTGAGCAAGCTAAATTTGAAACAACCACTGGTTACTTGAGCTGGAGAATTCCTAACGTTAAACATAAAGATATTGCTGCTCTGGAAGTATTGGCCTCTATCTTGGGCCAGGGGGATTCATCGCGTTTGATGCAGACCCTGCGCATTCGTGAACCGCTGACAAACTCCGTGGGAGCTTTTAGCTATTCAATGCCTGATGATGGGTTATTTGCTATATCGTTTAATCTTGAACAAGAAAACTTAGATAAAGCGTTAAATGCGATGATTCCGGTTCTGACCAAGATTATCCAAGAACCTCCAAGTGTCATGGAGATGCAAAAAGCGATTACGAATTTTGCAAGCCACGAAGTTTATTCGATGGAGACTGTGGATAACATTGCGAGAAAAGCCGGAGGGGATCAGTTCTATTACGACGATCATGATCACTACCGCAAATATATGAAACAAGTTTACTCTTTAAAGCCGGAAGATATTCAAAAGGCAGCAAAGAAGTACTTTAAATCAGATGCATTCAGCCTGTCGCTTATGACCAATATGGATAAGACACTGGCTGATAAATCGATGAAACTTTTTGCGAAAAACTTGAAGAAAGCGTTAGCGACAGTTAAGCCTGCTAAAGAAAAGCCACCTAAGTTTGTTCCTAAGAAATTCTCGATTAACACCGAGGCAGTTAAACACACTCCAGAAACTCAAAGAATCACTTTGAAATCAGGGGCAACACTTTTGGTGCGCGAACAAAAAGATACCCCTTACGTTTCCATGAAGGCGGCGTTTTTAGGTGGAGCGCGCATGGAAGATGGTACAACAAATGGTTTGACGGAACTTTTCTCAAGAAACTGGTTGTCTGGATCTGAAAAATTCACCGAGGACGAAATCAACCATCGGGTGGATGAATTAGCCGCTGGTATAGGTGCCTTCGGCGGCAGAAACTCTGTGGGTATGTCGATGGACTACCTTTCTCCTTTTGAAGATAAGATGCTTGAAATTTACACGGACTCTTTATTACATCCAAAGTTTCCAGTCGATATTTTGGAGCGTGAAAAAGTCGTTCAAAAAAATCAGGTAAAATCTCGTAACGACAATCCAGCCCAGATTTGCGTGATGAATTTCATGAAAGAAGTTTTCAAGAACCATCCTTATTCACGTGATCTTTTAGGGGATGACAAATCAATTTCCGCAATTACACAAAACTCTCTGCTAAAATATTATAATAATGTTGCACACGCAAAAAACTTAACAGTATGTGTGGTCGGAGACGTCGATACTAAAAAATGGGTAAACACTTTCGAAGAGGTCACAGCGGAACTGCCCTCAGGCAAAAAGATTGAAAACCATTTTCCAATCACCAAGGTGAAGGAGTCACGACACATCTTTCACGAACTTAAGAAAGAGCAAAGTCATATCATCGTCGGCTACCAAGGCCTGACGCTGGCAAGCCCAGAGCGCTACACTCTTGAGATCATTCAATCTATTCTAAGTGGTCAGGGGGGACGTTTGTTCTTAGAGCTTCGGGACAAAAACTCCTTAGCCTATTCCGTATCGCCTATGCACATGGAAGGCATCGAAGGCGGATACTTTGGTGGATATATCGGATGCTCGCCGGAGAAAGCTCAAAAATCTATTCAGATGCTTCAAGCGGAGTTTAAGAAATTAGCCGATGTAAAAGTTGGCGAAGAAGAATTAACTCGTGCACAACGATACTTAATCGGTCGTCATGATATCGAATTGCAACGTAAAGGTACGATTTGTAATGCGATCTTATTCGATGATATTTATGGTCTTGATTACCGTGAAAGTTTGGATGTAGCTGATAAGTATTTTGCGATCACACCAGAAGATATTCAAAATCTGGCTCAGAAGATCTTTGCGCAACCAGAGATTATTTCTCTGGTTGGGCCGAATGATATTTAAATCGAGAAGGTAATGGAACTCGCGGTCTATTATAGATCGCGGGCTACCGGTTCGCTTAAAGAAACCTCGCTGGAAGCAGTTTTCGCCTTAGGAGCTTTGCGCTTCTTACCTAAAGTCGCTTGAGCAACGATACCTTTTAGAAGGTCGCGAGAGTCATCATCTAACATCAAAGTAAAGCCGGATGGAACTTGCGCGTTGATCTTAACGGCCTTTTTCAAATCTGGATTAAACATCACAAAGTTATCTTCTGAAAGTTTACTTTTGCGCAAAAGATCTTTGGCGTTGATGCTTCGGGAAAGCTTCACGGTGTGGAGATTTAACTTCTCTGAATAGTTCAAATCTTTAAAGGCCTCTTCATGATATTTTTCTGCATAAAGAGCCGCTAGGAATTCAGAATAGAAATTTGAAGAAGCAAAATCGAAAGACTTAGTTCGGTATTTAGAAATGATTTCGCCTAAATCATGAGATTTTGCTTTCGCCATACCTTTGCGCATGCCTGGGGGACCATGGTTCCATGCTGTGATCGCTAAAGGCCACGAACGTTTTAAAATCATATGATTTTCTTTAAGCAATTGGGCAGCCGCCACAGTTGCCTTAAATGGCGAATGTCTTTCATCGATATTGTCATTCACAACCATGAATTTGCGACCTGTGCCGCCCATGAATTGCCAAATACCTGAGGCACCCACTTTGGATTTCGCATGTTTGTTAAAGCTGCTTTCCACGAATGGAATACGAGTTAGCTCAACCGGAAGACCATAGTTTTCAAAAATTTCTTCCATTGCCGGAAGGTACTTTGGACTGACTTCAAGACCTTCTTGGAAGAAGTTTCTTTGTCCAGTTTGCACGCGTACATTTTGTAAAGCCATTTTCGCTTTTGTTTTAACCTCGCCATCCAGATGGGAAAGGGCTTCCATCGCGCGAGTTTCATCTTCGTTCAAATTATCGTAGCTTTTCTTTTTAGCTAGAGACTTCAATGCGTTCTTGGTTTTTGCGACTTGTTGTTTTACCAAAGCGTCGGCTTTTAGATTTCTCATCCAACGATGTTTTGGCGTGTCTGATTCAATAATGCTAGTCACATCAACAACTTCAAAAATGATCCAAGGATAAACTGAATGGTGGATGACACGTTTATTGGAGTTATGAAGGGTATATACGTCAAACCAAAATCCTACGCGCTCACGTAGGTTTTCTGGGATATGGAACTCTTCAGAGATGATATTTTCATAGTCATTAAGGATTTCCTCGCGGTTTTCTACCACACCGGATTCAGGAATTGGTCCGTTGTCTTCGTCAATAGCAACAAACTGAGGAATATCTAAATTAATCGCTGATTCATCCGCATCGACCTCCGCGTCTTCATCATTATTAGCGAAGATCATTGGTTTTTCAGGATTTTTTGGCGTCGCCGGAATCGAAGATTCCCCTGCAAATATTGAATCCGTATCGATAAGATGAACTGAATTATAAAGAGCAACGACTCCCGCAAGAACAACCATGGTCGCAACACTGCCGGCCGTCAGTTTCTTCTTTTTAGTATCTAGTTTGGTAATCATATTAACTTTGATCATTAAAACCTGCTCTTTCAGTCAATTAGTAAGAGCAAGCCTGGTGCCGCCGTTAAAACCCGTGGAAACCCAATAGGTGCGGTGGAACCGTATAGAAGTTATACACTTTGCGCAGAAAGGGCAGCCGTTCCATTTTGATACACTGGACCGTGTGCTTCGCTAGACGTGGAAATGTTTAGGTAGACTCGCCTGGATACTCGAGAGAAAATAAACGAAAATCTTTAACTTGCGGTGGGCGGATATTATAAAACGTTTTCAAAACCTCCTTCGCTCTGTGCGCCACCAAAAGGTCAACAAAGTATTGGCGGGAGCCGTCGTCGTCTTGTGCATACCTACATTTGCATACTTTTGGGATATCGTTTGGGATCGAACTAACAGGGTTGAAATCATTCGTGCCGTTGATTTGTTTGAAGAACCAAATCCTTCGCCGTCGGCGACGCCTATTGGGATATTGGTGCCGCGTGAAAAACTAAAAGTTCTTAGAGTGCAATTTGGTGATGTGCATATGAGTGTCAAAATTCAGCGCAAGAATGGTGATGTAGGATGGATTGTATATAACCAAGAATCTGCAGAGATGAACGACTATTAGTCTCTAAATGATACATTGGGGTCTGTTTTCGACCAACGTCCTGATTTACAATAAACAATTAACCGAATCATTCCGATATGTTGTTAGACTATAGAGAGAATAACAACGAGTCCAGGAATGAAAGACAAACCAAACTCGCAATCAGTAGAACTTTTTGTAAGCCCTGAAGGCTATTTTCAGGAGCTAGTATCCAAAGGACTTTACGATCGTAAAGTTCAAACTTATCCTCTTGTCGAAACGTACCTCGTAAATCTTTTAAAGCAGTATCTAGATGCCAACGCACTTTTTGAAGCTGAAGCGACTCTGGCTGAAATGTATCTGCATGCTCACCAGGCCGAACAGTCCGTCAAAATGGAAAAGTTTAAAAAGCTGGGCGATCGCGCACTTTATATCAGTGGCTTTTTCGGAGACTCTCTAAGTCGCAAAGCAGTTGATGTGGATTACTACGCCAACATTGGTGGAGCGGCCTACACGCACTTGGCTCATGCGACACGTGAGGATGGCCTCGCAAAGGTTTATAAAACGTTCTCAGCGCGCTTCATTGAGTTCGTTGATGTGCTGACTTACATTAGCCAACACTCCTTCGTGAAGTCAGATGAAAGTATTCTTAGACTCTATGACCGGTACCAGAAGACGGGTTCAGAGCTTGCTCGGGAAAAGCTCGTGGAAATGGGGGTTCTGACCCTGCCTCAGGACCAAGTAAAGCTTGGCAAACAGGGGTGATTCCTCTAATCTGCGACCATGTTCGGTTTAGGCATGTCAGAAATCATTTTCCTAGCTATCCTGGCACTGATCGTGATCGGTCCCAAGGAACTTCCAGAAGTGGCGCGCACTCTTGGCCGCTTTCTTAACGAACTTAAAAGAACAACAGGTGATTTTACCGAAGACTTGAAAAAACAAGCGCGCGTAGATCACATTGATTTGTTCGAGACGCCTAGAAAAGGTCCGCGGAGCGCTCCTCCAGCAAATCCCTCTGTATCGAATGATGAAGAAGGTGATTGGAGTTCGCCAGATCACGTACCTCACGGTGGTGCGCCAACAATGCACGATTCAGCACATAAGCGTGAACCCGTTCAAATGGATCTTCCTGAACAAAAGAGCACTGATGACGGTGGCGATAACAAAGGGAACAAGGCCTAATGAGAACTGAAGACTTAGACCAAAAATCCCAGTCATTATACGAGCATCTTGGTGAACTTCGTTTCCGTTTAGTTCGTATGGTTTGGATTCTGCTTATTGCAACGGGGATCTGCTATCATTTTAGCGAACCAGTTTTTGATTTCATTCGAGCACCGATCGCACCTTATCTTCCTGGTGGCGGTTTGATTTACACCGGTCCTCTGGATAAATTCATGGCTCATATCAAGATCGCATTTGTCTGCGGTATTATCGTGTCGTGTCCGTTGTGGCTTTACCAAGTGTGGAAGTTTGTAGCTCCTGGTCTTTATCAGAACGAACGAAAATATTCTATGGGCTTCATCATCGCCGGATCGGGATTATTCGTTTCTGGAGCCGCTTTCTCCTACTACGTAGTTTTGCCAATGGCATTTCATTTCCTGATGAACTATGGCGGCACAACAGATAAAGCGATGATTTCCATTGAGCAGTATTTGGGTTTTTTCACGCAAATGTGTTTGATGTTTGGTGTCTCTTTTGAGCTTCCCTTGATCATTTCGATTCTTGGAATGATGGGTTTAGTGAGCCAAAAGTTTTTAAAAGATAAAAGACGTTATGCGATCATGACTTTAGCGGTAGCGGCAGCCATCATCACTCCACCAGATTTAATGAGTATGGTGATGATGCTGATTCCGATGGTTCTTCTGTATGAGATCGGTGTGATCATGGTGGGTATTTTTGAACGTAAGCGCGAAACGGAAATCCGACAAAACCAAAGAGAGTAGCGATTTACACGCTGGCAACAGTCAGCAGCTCTTCAATTTAAAAAATAAAAAAGGGAAGCTTTGAACAAGCTTCCCTTTTTTTCTAAACATTCTAAGAAACAATTAAGGCTCTTCGAATTTGATCAGCACAGCGCCTGATTCGACGGAATCACCCTGTTTGATTTTGATCTCTTTGATTTTTACATCACGAGTAGCGCGCATTTCGTTTTCCATTTTCATCGCCTCCATGATCAAAAGTGGCTTATTCGCCTTCACGATATCGCCTTCTTTTGCAAAGATTTCGATGATTTTACCTGGCATGCCGGCCTTCAACTCCATATCGCCGCCAAAGCCGCCGCCTTTCTTCAAAGATTCATGCAAAAGCATTTCATCATTGAAGATTTTGATCGAACGGAACGAGTTACGCGTAAACACTGTGTATTCAGTGTCTGAACCCACAACGTCTATCAAGTAAGACTTACCTTGGAAAAGGAAACTGATGTATTCCTCAGCGTGTTTAAAGTCATTTTTGGAAATGTCATGGTGAACCCACTCTTTGCCCTCTTGTTGCAAAGAAATCTTCCAAGCGTGACGACCTTCCGTCACGTCTACTTTGTATTTGATTCCTCTAAGTTCTGCTTCGAAATACATGTTAAGTCCTCAACTGAAGTTTACGACCAACGCTTCTCCAAGTGGAGCGAACGTTAAGCTGACGGATATCCTTCGATTTACGATCGTTATAGGCTTCAATAGCCGCCGCGATCAAGAACACTGGATCATCAACTTGTTTGAACATCACAGGTTCGATAACTTCGAAGTTTTTCTCGATAAATTGTGTCGTGTAAGTACCGTCACGGAAAGTCGGGTGGTCCAAAATCGTTTTATGCAGAACGATGTTTGTTTTGATACCCGTCAATACGAACTCAGACAAAGCACGTTGCATACGATCGATCGCTTCATTACGAGTGTCACCCCAAGTAATAACCTTAGAGATCATAGGATCGTAATAGATCGGAACGTTGTAACCAGGGTAGGCGTAAGAATCCACACGCATGAACGGGCCTTGAGGGTGACGGCAAGCGCGGATAACACCTGGATTCGGTTTGTAAGTAACAGGATCTTCTGCGCAGATTCTGGCTTCGATAGCGTGGCCTTTTTGCTTGATGTCTTCTTGCTTAAAGCTCAAAGGCTTACCAGCAGCAACGTTGATTTGCTCACGAACCAAGTCAACACCAGTCACGATTTCCGTGATCGGATGTTCAACTTGCAAACGTGTATTCATTTCCATGAAATAGAATTCTTTAGTCGTGTTGTCGAAGATATATTCTATAGTACCCGCGCCAACGTAATTGATCTGCTTCGCCGCGCGAACAGATGCTTCACCCATGCGCAAGCGCACTTCATGCGGGACAGAAGGAGACGGAGACTCTTCGATGATCTTTTGGTTACGACGTTGAACAGAGCACTCACGTTCAAACAAGTGAACGTGGTTACCGTGTTTGTCGCCAAATACTTGGATCTCGATGTGTTTCGGATCATTGATGAACTTTTCGATGTATACAGTCGGATTTGCGAAATAGTTCTGACCCTCAGAGCGGCAAGCGCGGAAAGCACTTTCAAACTCATCCATCTTACGAACGATACGCATCCCTTTACCACCACCACCGGCGGTGGCTTTGATAATAACTGGAAGACCGATTTTTTCTGCAACTTTCAAAGCATCTTCAACAGTATCAACGC is a window of Bdellovibrio sp. SKB1291214 DNA encoding:
- a CDS encoding TraR/DksA family transcriptional regulator — translated: MKNPITENIVTECRRKLILTKQDILNRFRTAQLEFTHSEKTGDEGDISVAHIEEHTFLVSQERMRNQLLEIEMALSRIESGTYGLCEETEEPIEADRLLAIPWTRLSIEGAEMREAVSRKFAR
- a CDS encoding penicillin-binding protein activator; its protein translation is MTSKLALIFSAFVIASCTTTTTKKTEIKPAPVTKNNGKKGKGMSGLAAKPPQTAPPSAITQVPTAPVAQDPLTVLKGLVAQSVQAPTKQEQDVYRLRAIEDVENRLNEKQLEEVADNSDYGFLRGHAMARLADKALEERDISKAKKYYAGVIDYLPESDLAIRAKDILSQLDAAKNVQSKTVGVVLPLSGKNAPVGQRALRGLEMGLGLHVPGSGFKLAVMDSEGNPDSARRGVERLVKEDNVIAVVGSLLSKTAPAVAAKSDELGVPSIALSQRSGLTEIGPTVFRNSLTSEMQVRQLVRTAMDDMGMKKFAVLYPNDQYGVEFTNIFWDEVLARGGQITAIQTYSTKETDFRLVVQRLVGTYYGEGRQDEFNLRLKELKHSDKKRSARKDNTENVLPPITDFDAIFIPDSAKAMGQIAAMLAFNDVRGVKLMGTNLWNTPGIAKRAGNFSNNLMFVDSIAPMTQDQSRFITEYKNLYGEAPSLIEIQAYDAGLILRQLVASGADTREALTAKLIGLKKFPGSLGTLTMSSEREIERPVVSLTVEKGEIAPMRIRQ
- a CDS encoding DnaJ C-terminal domain-containing protein is translated as MSKKDYYSLLNVSRTATGDEIKKSFRKLAMQYHPDKNPGDKKAEEKFKELSEAYEVLSDTKKREMYDQFGHAGPGFGGGGGAGGPFGGAGGFGGFGGGFGGNTGGAGAGGDPFQDIFGDVFGDIFGGARGGPGAGAGARTRRPQKGTDLRYTLNVSYEEAAVGTEKVISFMRQRGNKEESAKLSVNVPAGVKEGQRLKLSGEGDAGAGGSAGDLYVIIALQEHPLFKRAENDVTLDLPITYTDAILGTSIEVPTLTGKAMIRIPPGTHSGQTFRLKGKGFPKIGGFGSGDMMVRILVDTPPTLSNRQKELIEELAKSGDATPMVKSFHEKVSHLMRNRK
- a CDS encoding nucleotide exchange factor GrpE, whose protein sequence is MSEENNSQNSNPAASENFDVSSEIQKLQDQAEKYKNDFLYLRAEFENYKRNAIKERSELMKYGGERFIRDLLDIVDNFDRALAVNVTAENLGTYKQGIEMTASELRNLLAKHSVIEIPSEGAPFDPNIHEALSSEATEKVAPGHVARVFKKPYKLHDKVIRTGQVVVAKKPE
- the hemW gene encoding radical SAM family heme chaperone HemW, which translates into the protein MAFGVYVHIPYCIQRCTYCDFATYEQSKILPPDQYVQLLFEEIRQKHRYYQPQKLDTLYFGGGTPSLIPAHLIVAVIKELGRYGYTTGPETEITIEINPATVDKEKLKMYIDHGVNRFSVGAQTFDDRLLKMVHREHSAKQTLETLDLLRAHNLNFSFDILFALPSQTLEGLQNDVRIAVEQGAKHISPYCLTVPEGHPLSKGRALDDEQVDMFDFIANELTGHGFQQYEISNFAIPGYESRHNMLYWIDQPYWSLGLSSHSYSKESKWGTRYWNLNSIGEYKKQILEFEGKEFTSPSLHLPDAQVEQLEMHQALTDFCHTSMRLMRGLSERELQEKFPVAVYHQISSIMNKLVGNGWVQSDQEHWKLTRDGLVISNKVFQELTFLKEDV